From one Desulfonatronum sp. SC1 genomic stretch:
- a CDS encoding lipopolysaccharide assembly protein LapA domain-containing protein, with protein sequence MKHVKILFFLLFCVAIAMGAVQNAEILSLSPAPPMVVHWPGLLSVEFSLPFFVLIPILFAAGFMLTSLSYLSEHFRLKRSVAESKRELADLESELSPEPEPESKPDLEPDPGQEPKSDSSFETTEPEEQRRDSSATWRRGAVAAEISSTESSSQTLQITMESTMEKTSSTPETEEKLVSENDERNASGDDNIETSSTAPFTASGELQSPAAPQADDASAATGKFKEDEVLERPSGPGWGAVLFLSAALALVVSSGVYIVLNSQVSKMAEQLGDLHIQSGHMASTQEEMGRILELERVAVRDELESLGQGQKQLGAGVENLEEQMLALQALPEIVRKQLVAGFLRDTAGKTAFLGSQVETEEQRETLERVEEMLQSLAKELENTGEGR encoded by the coding sequence ATGAAGCACGTCAAAATTCTGTTCTTCCTTTTATTCTGCGTGGCAATCGCCATGGGCGCGGTGCAAAACGCGGAAATCCTGTCCCTGTCCCCGGCCCCGCCCATGGTGGTCCATTGGCCGGGGTTGTTGTCCGTGGAGTTCAGCCTGCCCTTTTTTGTCCTGATCCCGATTCTTTTCGCGGCGGGGTTCATGTTGACCAGCCTGTCCTACCTGAGCGAGCATTTCCGCCTGAAACGCTCGGTGGCTGAATCAAAGAGAGAACTCGCGGACCTTGAAAGCGAGCTAAGCCCTGAACCGGAGCCGGAATCAAAGCCGGACCTTGAGCCAGATCCTGGACAAGAGCCGAAATCCGATTCGTCATTTGAAACCACCGAACCGGAAGAGCAACGGAGAGACTCGTCGGCGACATGGCGACGAGGGGCTGTTGCCGCCGAGATATCTTCCACGGAATCCTCCTCGCAAACCCTTCAGATTACCATGGAGTCCACGATGGAAAAGACATCCTCCACGCCTGAAACGGAAGAGAAGCTTGTCTCCGAGAATGATGAACGGAACGCTTCCGGAGATGATAACATTGAAACGTCTTCCACAGCCCCTTTCACAGCTTCGGGAGAACTCCAATCTCCCGCTGCTCCGCAAGCCGATGATGCGTCTGCGGCCACCGGGAAATTCAAGGAGGACGAAGTCCTGGAACGTCCTTCCGGTCCAGGGTGGGGGGCCGTCCTGTTCCTCTCCGCCGCCTTGGCCTTGGTCGTCAGCAGCGGGGTCTACATCGTTCTCAACAGTCAAGTGAGCAAGATGGCGGAGCAACTCGGCGATCTGCACATTCAAAGCGGCCACATGGCCTCGACCCAGGAAGAGATGGGGCGGATTTTGGAATTGGAACGGGTTGCCGTGCGAGATGAACTCGAATCACTGGGGCAGGGCCAGAAGCAATTGGGGGCCGGGGTAGAGAACCTGGAAGAGCAGATGTTGGCCTTGCAGGCCCTGCCGGAGATTGTTCGCAAACAGCTTGTGGCCGGTTTCCTGCGAGACACCGCGGGCAAGACGGCTTTTTTGGGGTCTCAGGTGGAGACGGAGGAGCAACGTGAGACCCTGGAACGTGTTGAGGAGATGCTCCAATCCTTGGCCAAGGAGCTTGAAAACACCGGAGAAGGTCGGTAA
- the trpS gene encoding tryptophan--tRNA ligase codes for MSTTPQRIVSGMRPTGPLHLGHYFGVLVNWIALQEEYECFFFVADWHALTSEYASPGRIKQFVPELVMDWVAAGLDPEKCTMFLQSQIKEHAELQLLLSMITPLGWLERNPTYKEVKGELEGSKDLSTYGFLGYPVLMASDILIYRPQLVPVGQDQLPHLELTREIARRFNFLYTPLFPEPQAKLTEAQKLPGLDGRKMSKSYGNAIHLSESMEQVTPKIMSMLTDTNRMRKKDPGNPDQCNMFPYHMLMTDAAQRSEIVSGCTQATLGCVDCKKLLLQSLGEFLEPMRERRASLEAHPARVWEMLEAGNRKAHEQALETLTLARERVNLEYKELAALQA; via the coding sequence ATGTCCACGACCCCGCAACGCATTGTTTCCGGAATGCGGCCTACCGGGCCGCTGCACTTGGGCCATTACTTCGGCGTACTCGTCAACTGGATCGCCCTGCAGGAAGAGTACGAGTGCTTTTTTTTCGTGGCCGACTGGCACGCCTTGACCAGCGAGTACGCCAGCCCGGGCAGGATCAAGCAGTTCGTTCCCGAATTGGTCATGGACTGGGTGGCCGCTGGACTGGACCCGGAAAAATGCACGATGTTCCTGCAGTCCCAGATCAAAGAGCATGCCGAACTGCAATTGCTGTTGTCCATGATCACCCCCCTGGGCTGGCTGGAGCGCAACCCCACCTATAAAGAAGTGAAAGGCGAACTCGAGGGCTCCAAGGACTTGAGCACCTACGGTTTTTTGGGCTATCCGGTGCTCATGGCGTCGGACATCCTGATTTACCGCCCTCAGCTCGTTCCAGTGGGCCAAGATCAATTGCCGCACCTGGAGCTGACCCGGGAAATCGCCCGGCGCTTCAACTTCCTTTACACTCCGCTCTTTCCGGAGCCCCAGGCCAAACTGACCGAGGCGCAGAAGCTCCCCGGCCTGGACGGCAGGAAGATGAGCAAAAGCTACGGCAACGCCATCCATCTTTCGGAATCCATGGAGCAGGTCACGCCGAAAATCATGAGCATGCTCACGGACACCAACAGGATGCGCAAAAAAGACCCCGGCAACCCGGATCAATGCAACATGTTCCCCTACCACATGCTGATGACGGATGCCGCTCAGCGCTCCGAGATCGTCTCCGGCTGCACCCAGGCCACGTTGGGATGCGTGGACTGTAAGAAGCTGCTTTTACAGAGCCTTGGAGAATTTCTGGAGCCCATGCGGGAACGGCGGGCCTCGTTGGAAGCCCATCCGGCACGGGTTTGGGAGATGCTGGAGGCCGGCAATCGCAAGGCCCATGAGCAAGCCTTGGAGACGCTGACCCTTGCCCGGGAGCGGGTCAATCTGGAATACAAGGAACTGGCCGCCCTCCAGGCCTGA
- a CDS encoding site-2 protease family protein — protein sequence MYDIASFIRELAIMAVPVLIAITCHEAAHGYAAWRLGDPTAKHAGRLTLNPIRHVDPVGTILFPLILVLIKSPFLFGWAKPVPVDPRYFQNPVKGMMLVSLAGPGTNFALALAFAFLFHALIFLAATLGGAGMSVIEPLALMAQYGVLVNLILGIFNLLPIPPLDGAKILAGFLPASGVRMIYGFERYGFVVIILLLMTGVLQSVLLPMVRFFTNILL from the coding sequence ATGTACGACATAGCATCTTTCATCCGCGAACTGGCGATCATGGCCGTGCCGGTGCTCATCGCCATCACCTGCCATGAAGCGGCTCACGGCTACGCGGCATGGCGCTTGGGTGACCCCACCGCCAAGCACGCCGGACGACTCACCCTCAACCCCATCCGCCACGTCGATCCCGTGGGCACGATACTCTTTCCGCTGATTCTCGTCCTGATCAAAAGCCCCTTTCTTTTCGGCTGGGCCAAGCCGGTTCCGGTTGATCCCCGCTACTTCCAAAACCCGGTCAAAGGGATGATGCTGGTCTCCCTGGCTGGTCCGGGTACCAACTTTGCCCTGGCATTGGCCTTCGCCTTCCTGTTCCACGCCTTGATCTTTCTGGCCGCGACACTCGGGGGGGCAGGGATGAGCGTGATCGAGCCGCTGGCCCTGATGGCCCAGTATGGGGTGCTCGTCAATCTGATTCTTGGTATTTTCAACCTGCTTCCGATCCCACCGCTGGACGGCGCGAAGATCCTGGCCGGGTTTCTACCCGCCAGCGGCGTTCGTATGATCTACGGTTTTGAGCGTTACGGATTTGTCGTCATCATTTTGTTGTTGATGACCGGCGTGCTGCAAAGCGTCCTGCTGCCGATGGTCAGATTCTTTACCAATATCTTGCTTTGA
- a CDS encoding rhodanese-like domain-containing protein translates to MPIESIYPEELPAFSAKLKEAEYTLVDVRQPGEYREGHIPGSRLLPLPEIEGHLDELATTPNLVFYCRSGARSQVAANLAQANLPAGTRILNLIGGFTAWEGRPLADMPRLEVFAPGRESFDTTSQALLRAMELEKAAQLFYQAAESKATSPKMAATLATLGKVERTHARVIFHRLQRADAEYAHQNFETCFDGLSGDILEGGESLEAVVARLGSLGPDGTDGDFCLSVTELALMIETAAYDLYKNLAGVHAGTELEPVFLELAEDELKHQRLLVRLLPECAA, encoded by the coding sequence ATGCCCATCGAATCTATCTACCCCGAGGAACTTCCCGCGTTCAGCGCCAAGCTGAAAGAAGCCGAGTATACCCTGGTGGACGTCCGCCAGCCTGGCGAATACCGGGAGGGCCATATCCCCGGCTCCCGGCTGCTGCCTCTGCCGGAAATTGAAGGCCATCTGGACGAACTGGCTACGACCCCAAACCTTGTCTTCTATTGCCGCAGCGGCGCGCGCTCTCAGGTTGCGGCCAACCTGGCCCAGGCCAACCTGCCCGCGGGTACCCGCATCCTGAACCTGATCGGCGGATTCACGGCCTGGGAAGGCCGCCCTCTGGCCGACATGCCTCGGCTGGAAGTGTTCGCCCCGGGCCGGGAATCGTTTGATACCACGTCCCAAGCCCTGCTGCGGGCCATGGAACTGGAAAAAGCAGCCCAGCTATTTTACCAAGCCGCGGAAAGCAAGGCCACATCTCCGAAAATGGCCGCGACGCTGGCGACCTTGGGCAAGGTGGAACGCACCCATGCCCGGGTGATCTTCCACCGCCTGCAACGCGCCGACGCGGAGTATGCCCATCAGAATTTTGAAACCTGTTTCGATGGATTGAGCGGGGATATTCTAGAGGGCGGGGAGTCGCTGGAAGCCGTCGTGGCGCGACTCGGCAGCCTTGGCCCCGACGGGACGGACGGCGACTTTTGCCTGTCCGTGACCGAACTGGCGCTGATGATCGAGACCGCGGCGTATGACCTGTACAAGAACCTGGCCGGAGTCCATGCGGGAACGGAACTGGAACCGGTCTTTCTGGAACTGGCCGAGGACGAACTGAAGCACCAGCGTCTGCTGGTCCGGCTCTTACCGGAGTGCGCGGCGTGA
- a CDS encoding DUF362 domain-containing protein, which translates to MRSAADMQQTTHQQVPLIPVALTRCPAYEPDRLAESIQACWKALGRVFRPGDTVLVKPNLVTSRRAHLSCTHPQVVRAVCILLLDHGVRVQVGDSPAFGTAGQVARAAGLTEALRDLPVPVRNLNRPVATRLSSDLQASGLQVGISRHVLEADLLLNLPRLKAHSQMFITAAAKNLFGCVCGVRKALAHMRHGQGDDLATLILDLQPHLPPTTSLLDAVTAMHVSGPASGQPCHLGLLAASDNPVALDTAVYTALGLHPEQVPLWREARRKKLSGHHPDQITTPLLSLADLDLSSFQPPDHLIPVSFHPRQIVKSMCRRVWLGLRAVAAGR; encoded by the coding sequence ATGCGCTCCGCCGCGGACATGCAACAAACTACCCATCAACAGGTGCCGCTCATCCCCGTGGCCCTGACCCGCTGCCCGGCTTACGAGCCGGACCGGTTGGCCGAGTCCATTCAGGCCTGCTGGAAGGCTTTGGGCCGCGTCTTTCGTCCCGGGGACACGGTGCTGGTCAAGCCCAATCTGGTCACCTCCCGCCGGGCCCATCTCTCCTGCACCCATCCACAGGTGGTCCGGGCCGTCTGCATCCTGCTGCTGGATCACGGCGTCCGCGTCCAGGTGGGCGATTCCCCGGCCTTCGGCACCGCCGGGCAAGTGGCCCGGGCCGCTGGACTGACCGAGGCTTTGCGCGATCTGCCCGTGCCGGTGCGCAATCTGAACCGGCCGGTTGCCACACGACTCTCCAGTGACCTCCAGGCCAGCGGCCTCCAGGTGGGCATCTCCCGCCACGTCCTGGAGGCCGACCTGCTGCTCAACCTGCCCCGGCTCAAGGCCCACTCTCAAATGTTCATCACCGCCGCGGCCAAAAACCTGTTCGGATGCGTCTGCGGGGTGCGCAAGGCCCTGGCCCACATGCGCCACGGCCAAGGCGACGACCTGGCCACGCTGATCCTGGATCTTCAGCCACACCTGCCGCCCACCACCTCCCTGCTGGACGCGGTCACGGCCATGCACGTCTCCGGCCCGGCCAGCGGACAGCCTTGCCACCTGGGCCTGCTGGCCGCCTCGGACAACCCCGTGGCCCTGGACACAGCCGTCTACACGGCCCTGGGCCTGCATCCGGAGCAGGTTCCCCTCTGGCGCGAGGCCCGTCGAAAAAAACTGTCCGGCCATCATCCGGACCAGATCACCACCCCCCTGCTCTCCCTCGCGGACCTGGATCTCTCATCCTTCCAGCCCCCGGACCACCTCATCCCGGTATCCTTCCACCCCAGGCAGATCGTCAAAAGCATGTGCCGCCGGGTGTGGCTGGGATTGCGCGCGGTGGCTGCAGGCAGGTGA
- a CDS encoding basic amino acid ABC transporter substrate-binding protein — protein sequence MLKRFLLTGLLLAAMTSTAWAQRTITFASDCTWPPMEMISEDRECVGFGPDLVNAMAKAGEFEAVIQNTAWDGIFAGLASGRYNAISSSVSITEERKNAMDFSDPYFEVKQGVVVRDGSDIKTEADLAGKTLGAQIGTTGYFAAMRIAGNNAKSYDEVGLAITDLANGRLDAVIADDAVAADYALTNENFSKNLNLAFLIEPDEPEYLGFAVKKGDTETLELINNALAAVKASGEYDQIFKKWFGGE from the coding sequence ATGTTGAAGCGTTTTCTTCTGACGGGACTGCTATTGGCGGCAATGACGTCCACGGCCTGGGCCCAGCGCACGATCACCTTCGCGTCTGACTGCACGTGGCCGCCCATGGAAATGATCAGCGAAGATCGCGAATGCGTCGGATTCGGGCCGGATCTGGTCAATGCCATGGCCAAGGCCGGGGAATTCGAAGCCGTGATCCAGAACACGGCCTGGGACGGCATTTTCGCGGGACTGGCCTCCGGGCGCTACAACGCCATCTCCTCTTCAGTGTCCATCACCGAGGAACGCAAGAACGCCATGGATTTTTCCGACCCCTACTTTGAGGTCAAGCAGGGCGTCGTGGTCCGGGACGGCTCGGACATCAAGACCGAGGCCGACCTGGCCGGGAAAACCCTCGGCGCGCAGATCGGCACCACCGGCTACTTCGCCGCCATGCGCATTGCCGGAAACAACGCCAAAAGTTATGACGAAGTGGGTTTGGCCATCACTGATCTGGCCAATGGCCGTCTGGACGCCGTGATTGCCGACGACGCCGTGGCCGCGGACTACGCCCTGACCAACGAAAATTTCTCCAAGAACCTGAACCTGGCGTTCCTGATCGAGCCGGACGAGCCGGAATACCTGGGTTTTGCCGTGAAAAAGGGTGACACGGAAACCCTGGAACTGATCAACAACGCCTTGGCAGCGGTCAAGGCCAGCGGGGAATACGACCAAATCTTTAAGAAATGGTTCGGCGGGGAATAG
- a CDS encoding amino acid ABC transporter permease, which produces MAEKQVVIDVGDGAALPRRHDRGLFSAWWISLIGALGIIAYLCISRPDPYWRVLKFLPDGIVVTFQVTILSILLALVLGLFTGLGRISKNRVINLIASTYVEVVRGIPLLVQLFYIYFALGQVFANLPDSNALFIFLKNMPPLVAAVIAMGICYGAYMGEVFRAGIQSIDHGQTEAARSLGFNRAQTMFYVILPQAWRTILPPVGNEFIALLKDSSLVSILAVSDILRRGREFASVTFNYFETYTMVALVYLVITLLLSKIVSTMEERLNYYERR; this is translated from the coding sequence ATGGCCGAAAAACAAGTCGTCATTGACGTGGGAGACGGAGCGGCCCTGCCGCGCAGGCATGACCGAGGACTTTTCAGTGCCTGGTGGATTTCCTTGATCGGCGCCCTGGGCATCATCGCTTATCTGTGCATCTCCCGCCCTGATCCCTATTGGCGGGTTCTCAAATTTCTCCCGGACGGGATCGTGGTCACCTTCCAGGTCACCATCCTGTCTATTCTCTTGGCTCTGGTTCTGGGACTATTCACCGGCTTGGGACGGATTTCCAAGAACAGGGTCATCAACCTGATCGCCTCCACCTACGTAGAGGTGGTTCGCGGCATTCCGCTGTTAGTCCAGCTTTTCTACATCTATTTCGCCCTGGGCCAGGTCTTTGCCAACCTCCCGGACTCCAACGCCCTGTTCATTTTTTTGAAGAACATGCCTCCCCTGGTGGCCGCGGTGATCGCCATGGGCATCTGCTACGGGGCCTACATGGGCGAGGTCTTCCGAGCCGGAATCCAGTCCATCGACCACGGCCAGACCGAGGCGGCCCGCTCCCTGGGCTTCAACCGCGCCCAGACCATGTTCTACGTCATTCTGCCCCAGGCTTGGCGGACCATTTTGCCGCCCGTTGGCAACGAATTCATCGCCCTACTCAAGGACAGCTCCCTGGTCTCTATCCTGGCGGTGTCGGACATCCTGCGCCGCGGTCGGGAATTCGCCAGCGTGACCTTCAACTACTTCGAAACGTACACCATGGTCGCCCTGGTCTATCTGGTGATCACCCTGCTCCTGTCCAAGATCGTGAGCACCATGGAAGAAAGGTTGAACTACTATGAGCGTCGCTGA
- a CDS encoding amino acid ABC transporter ATP-binding protein — protein sequence MSVAEQVISIRNASKFFGDLKALNDVSLDIHAGEKVVIIGPSGSGKSTLLRAINRLESIDRGVITVDGKDVNDPKNDINVLRMEMGMVFQSFNLFPHKKVLDNLTMAPIKLKNIPRAQAEERAMALLKKVGIEEKSAAYPVQLSGGQKQRVAIARALAMNPKIMLFDEPTSALDPEMIGEVLDVMVTLAKEGMTMAVVTHEMGFAREVADRIVFMDQGEIVEVGAPDHFFERPEHPRLKKFLSQIL from the coding sequence ATGAGCGTCGCTGAACAAGTAATCAGCATCCGGAATGCTTCCAAATTCTTCGGCGACCTCAAAGCCCTGAACGACGTGTCCCTGGACATCCATGCCGGGGAGAAAGTGGTGATCATCGGACCCAGCGGCTCCGGGAAAAGCACCCTGCTGCGCGCCATTAATCGCTTGGAAAGCATTGACCGGGGCGTCATCACCGTGGACGGCAAGGACGTCAACGACCCAAAAAACGACATCAATGTCCTTCGCATGGAAATGGGCATGGTGTTTCAGAGCTTCAACCTCTTTCCACACAAGAAAGTTCTGGACAATCTGACCATGGCCCCCATCAAACTGAAGAATATCCCCCGCGCCCAGGCAGAGGAGCGGGCCATGGCCCTGTTGAAGAAGGTGGGCATCGAGGAAAAGTCCGCGGCCTATCCGGTCCAACTCTCCGGCGGCCAGAAGCAGCGGGTGGCCATTGCCAGGGCCCTGGCCATGAACCCCAAGATCATGCTCTTCGACGAGCCCACCTCGGCCCTGGACCCGGAAATGATCGGCGAAGTGCTGGACGTCATGGTCACTCTGGCTAAAGAAGGCATGACCATGGCCGTGGTCACCCATGAAATGGGATTTGCCCGGGAGGTGGCGGACCGGATCGTGTTCATGGACCAGGGAGAAATCGTGGAAGTCGGTGCGCCGGACCATTTCTTCGAGCGCCCCGAGCATCCCCGGCTGAAGAAATTTTTGAGCCAGATTTTGTGA
- a CDS encoding HIT domain-containing protein, whose amino-acid sequence MPTLFAPWRMEYVLGPKADECVLCIPESTARDRDQLVLVRGRLCFVIMNRYPYANGHLMMAPYRHVPDLADLNEAEAGEMTAWLQHSVRALRVALGPDGFNIGMNLGSVAGAGIQDHLHMHVVPRWHGDTSFMTVCGQTRVVSEHLSATYDKLAPLFLPPHPPSNPAQGEAVCAT is encoded by the coding sequence ATGCCTACCCTTTTCGCCCCCTGGAGAATGGAGTATGTTCTCGGTCCCAAGGCGGATGAGTGCGTGTTGTGCATTCCGGAGTCCACCGCACGAGATCGCGATCAACTGGTTTTAGTTCGCGGAAGGCTTTGCTTTGTGATCATGAACAGGTATCCCTACGCCAACGGCCACCTGATGATGGCTCCATACCGCCATGTTCCTGACCTGGCGGACCTGAACGAGGCGGAGGCTGGTGAAATGACGGCTTGGCTGCAACACTCCGTCCGAGCTCTGCGCGTGGCGCTCGGGCCGGACGGCTTCAACATCGGTATGAACTTGGGAAGCGTCGCCGGCGCGGGCATTCAGGATCATCTACACATGCACGTCGTCCCCCGCTGGCACGGAGACACCTCATTTATGACGGTTTGCGGCCAGACTCGCGTCGTTTCCGAGCACCTCTCGGCGACCTACGATAAGCTGGCTCCGCTGTTTCTTCCACCTCACCCACCCTCTAACCCCGCACAAGGAGAGGCTGTATGCGCTACTTGA
- a CDS encoding lipopolysaccharide assembly LapA domain-containing protein, with product MRYLKVLLLTLFFFVSMVFFIQNNEMLSNELVLKLELFDLSFASRELPFYLIVLVSFVVGSVFSMSYFLAEKLRLSHELKSSKAKLAALEQEVTSLRNLPLEEEVYHSSVSKTETASYSDESAQPYSEKKREESAA from the coding sequence ATGCGCTACTTGAAGGTCTTGCTGCTGACACTGTTTTTCTTCGTCTCCATGGTGTTCTTCATCCAGAACAACGAAATGTTGTCCAACGAACTCGTTCTCAAGTTGGAACTGTTCGATCTGAGCTTCGCTTCCCGCGAGTTGCCCTTCTACCTGATCGTCCTGGTGAGCTTCGTGGTCGGCTCGGTCTTCAGCATGAGTTACTTCTTGGCGGAAAAACTCCGGCTTTCCCATGAGTTGAAGTCCTCCAAGGCCAAGTTGGCTGCCTTGGAGCAGGAAGTGACCTCCCTGCGCAACCTGCCGTTGGAAGAGGAAGTCTATCATTCCAGCGTATCCAAGACCGAAACCGCGTCCTATTCGGACGAGTCGGCGCAGCCGTATTCCGAGAAAAAACGCGAAGAAAGCGCGGCATAG
- a CDS encoding tetratricopeptide repeat protein produces MRDWIKTVFTSRSMVQDHFPNETHADGLLPPSEDTFAAINELSRVVKNNPDAVEIYLALGNLYRSQGEIERAVHIRQNLILRPGLHQEFKARAYYELGRDYKRGGFVDRAFDALRQARKIAGNNPAITLELAKLSAESEEYVQAAKYYQELGNSIAEAHYLVRQAQKECRDDPKRSQAGKWLDRALKVSPGCMEAWLEKLQRAWGGQEKTKPAKILELAMALVPEQMRFILLEGLLSTASNNDRSGNSSPAAPDLDAALAVLSGYPQDMLLQHYGGLLLLNQGHEQDAQAWFERCLILEPNFWLARLEILNLAKKRHDLPKTLAVQLEFFISRAREVKRFSCRQCGLKRESIFFICPRCGSWHSITFRRNLNE; encoded by the coding sequence ATGCGGGATTGGATAAAAACGGTTTTCACCTCCAGGTCCATGGTCCAGGATCATTTTCCCAACGAAACCCATGCGGACGGGCTATTACCGCCCTCCGAGGACACCTTCGCGGCCATCAACGAACTGAGCCGGGTGGTCAAGAACAATCCGGACGCCGTGGAAATTTATCTGGCTCTGGGCAATTTGTATCGCTCCCAAGGTGAGATCGAACGGGCCGTACACATCCGTCAGAACCTGATCCTGCGTCCCGGCCTGCATCAGGAATTCAAAGCCCGGGCATATTATGAACTGGGGCGAGACTACAAACGCGGCGGGTTCGTGGATCGGGCCTTCGACGCCTTGCGCCAAGCCCGCAAGATCGCCGGCAACAACCCGGCTATCACCCTTGAACTGGCCAAGCTCAGCGCCGAATCCGAGGAATACGTTCAGGCGGCCAAGTACTATCAGGAGTTGGGCAATTCCATCGCCGAAGCCCACTACCTTGTTCGGCAGGCCCAAAAAGAGTGCCGGGACGACCCCAAGCGCTCCCAGGCTGGAAAATGGCTGGACCGGGCTCTCAAAGTTTCCCCGGGATGCATGGAAGCTTGGTTGGAAAAACTGCAACGCGCCTGGGGCGGGCAGGAGAAAACCAAGCCGGCCAAGATCCTGGAACTCGCCATGGCCCTGGTTCCGGAACAGATGCGATTCATCTTGCTCGAAGGACTCCTGAGCACCGCGAGCAACAACGACCGTTCCGGCAACTCCTCTCCTGCCGCCCCGGACCTGGACGCCGCCCTGGCCGTGCTTTCCGGCTACCCTCAGGACATGCTGCTCCAGCATTACGGAGGCCTGCTGCTCCTGAACCAAGGCCACGAACAAGACGCCCAGGCCTGGTTCGAGCGCTGCCTGATCCTGGAGCCGAATTTCTGGCTAGCCCGCCTGGAAATTCTGAACCTGGCCAAAAAGCGCCACGACCTGCCCAAGACCCTGGCCGTGCAACTAGAGTTCTTCATTTCACGGGCTCGGGAAGTCAAACGATTCTCCTGCCGCCAGTGCGGCCTGAAACGAGAATCGATCTTTTTCATCTGTCCCCGCTGCGGTTCCTGGCACTCCATCACCTTTCGCCGCAACCTGAATGAGTGA